A genomic region of Brassica napus cultivar Da-Ae unplaced genomic scaffold, Da-Ae ScsIHWf_54;HRSCAF=94, whole genome shotgun sequence contains the following coding sequences:
- the LOC106408184 gene encoding uncharacterized protein LOC106408184 — MGPLIKVFGRTGTRNLRIHIDASVADAYNEQGWRLPHPRSDTEVALHSFLTTFPTPSLDRGPDIFSWSTEGQSHPVFSSSRTWEVLRPRAPTQATAKHIWFSGATPKHAFHLWVTNLNRLPTRCRLASWGLQIQTDCCICSTQQETRDHLMLSCPYAGVLWTEINRRIRDPVPPFSNWSHLIQWASSSTSLTPSVLRMMVVQALTYTIWQQRNNMLHNQTLLPPLVAFKGINRHIIDSIYTARKRRKFSSLMALWLI, encoded by the coding sequence ATGGGGCCTCTAATCAAAGTCTTCGGTAGGACTGGCACCCGCAACCTAAGGATTCATATAGATGCATCCGTGGCTGATGCTTATAATGAGCAAGGATGGAGGCTGCCGCATCCAAGATCAGATACGGAAGTTGCGCTTCACTCCTTTCTCACTACCTTTCCTACACCATCGCTAGACAGAGGTCCCGACATCTTTAGTTGGTCAACAGAGGGACAATCACACCCGGTTTTCTCTTCCTCAAGGACATGGGAAGTGCTGAGACCTAGAGCTCCAACCCAGGCCACTGCAAAACACATATGGTTCAGTGGAGCTACACCTAAGCATGCTTTCCATTTATGGGTTACAAATCTGAACAGGTTACCTACAAGATGCCGCCTTGCTTCTTGGGGTTTACAGATCCAAACTGACTGCTGCATCTGCTCGACACAACAGGAAACCAGGGACCACTTGATGCTCTCTTGCCCTTATGCTGGGGTCTTATGGACTGAAATTAATCGTAGGATCAGAGACCCGGTACCACCATTCTCAAACTGGTCGCACCTCATCCAGTGGGCTTCGTCGTCCACTTCCTTGACGCCATCAGTGCTGCGTATGATGGTGGTTCAAGCCCTAACTTACACCATCTGGCAACAGAGAAATAATATGCTTCACAACCAGACCCTGCTCCCTCCATTGGTGGCTTTCAAAGGAATTAATAGACACATCATTGATTCAATCTATACAGCAAGGAAGCGAAGAAAATTCAGCTCCCTTATGGCACTTTGGCTcatatga